In a genomic window of Microterricola viridarii:
- a CDS encoding HAD family hydrolase codes for MTSPRWLVALDVDGTILHEDETLTDAVRDAIVATQAAGHEVTLATGRSWESCWQLMEKIGLTPEYVVCANGALIMQRDAAASHGYRRAHVETFDPKPVLDRIRDHLPEGRFMVEDAEGYRFYTDGMLDWNLEKARKVEFDELSDSPATRVVVLSPDHDLEEFLSIVAGMGLHQVTYSVGWTAWLDIAPEGVNKATALERVREALGIPRSQLLVAGDGRNDIDMFAWARAEGRAIAMGQAPEEVLDAASEVTGSIEADGLATALQAFAAGN; via the coding sequence ATGACTTCCCCCCGGTGGCTCGTTGCCCTCGACGTCGACGGAACGATTCTGCACGAAGACGAGACGCTGACGGATGCCGTCCGCGACGCCATCGTGGCCACCCAGGCGGCCGGCCACGAGGTCACCCTCGCCACGGGGCGCAGCTGGGAGAGCTGCTGGCAGCTGATGGAGAAGATCGGCCTCACGCCGGAGTACGTGGTCTGCGCGAACGGCGCCCTGATCATGCAGCGCGACGCCGCCGCGTCGCACGGCTACCGCCGGGCGCACGTGGAGACCTTCGACCCGAAGCCCGTGCTCGACCGCATCCGCGACCACCTGCCAGAGGGCCGGTTCATGGTCGAGGACGCCGAGGGCTACCGCTTCTACACCGACGGCATGCTCGACTGGAACCTCGAGAAGGCGCGCAAGGTCGAGTTCGACGAGCTGAGCGACTCGCCGGCGACCCGCGTCGTCGTGCTCTCTCCTGACCACGACCTCGAGGAGTTCCTCAGCATCGTCGCGGGCATGGGCCTGCACCAGGTGACCTACTCGGTGGGCTGGACGGCCTGGTTGGACATCGCGCCGGAGGGCGTGAACAAGGCCACCGCCCTCGAGCGGGTGCGCGAAGCGCTCGGCATCCCGCGCTCCCAGTTGCTGGTCGCCGGCGACGGGCGCAACGACATCGACATGTTCGCGTGGGCCAGGGCCGAGGGCCGGGCCATCGCGATGGGCCAGGCGCCGGAGGAAGTCCTGGACGCCGCGAGTGAGGTCACCGGCAGCATCGAGGCCGACGGTCTCGCCACCGCTCTGCAGGCGTTCGCCGCCGGAAACTGA